The Ferrimicrobium sp. genomic sequence GATCACACGCCGCCGCATAGAGTCGACGATGCCGACGTCATGGGTCGCCATGACCACAGCGGTACCCGTGCGGTTGATACGCTCAAGGAGGTTCATCACGCCCCAGCTGGTATCGGGGTCGAGATTGCCGGTGGGCTCGTCCGCAAGAAGGATCAATGGCCGGTTGACGAAGGCTCGCGCGATCGCCACTCGTTGCTGTTCACCACCGGAGAGCTGGTGTGGAAAGCGCTCCATCTTGTCCTCAAGACCGACCAGACGAAGGATCTGGGGCACCTGGGTGGCAATGAAACGGTTGGGTTTGCCAATCACCTGGAGAGCGAAGGCCACGTTCTGTGCCACCGTCTTGTTAGGAAGCAGACGGAAATCTTGGAAGATCACGCCGACGTTACGGCGAAAGTGGGGAACCTTCCAGTTGGGCATCGTTACCAGATTCTTGCCGGCGACCCAGATAGTACCATCGTCTGGCTTCTCTTCGCGGA encodes the following:
- the ftsE gene encoding cell division ATP-binding protein FtsE, which translates into the protein MIKFENVSKSYSKGSPAVRDISFEIDRGEFVFLIGSSGSGKTTLIRLMIREEKPDDGTIWVAGKNLVTMPNWKVPHFRRNVGVIFQDFRLLPNKTVAQNVAFALQVIGKPNRFIATQVPQILRLVGLEDKMERFPHQLSGGEQQRVAIARAFVNRPLILLADEPTGNLDPDTSWGVMNLLERINRTGTAVVMATHDVGIVDSMRRRVIEIDNGHLSRDQVRGVYGLGV